One genomic window of Rhinolophus ferrumequinum isolate MPI-CBG mRhiFer1 chromosome 23, mRhiFer1_v1.p, whole genome shotgun sequence includes the following:
- the DEFB129 gene encoding beta-defensin 129 yields MKLLYPIFASLMLQYQVNTEFTGLRRCLMGLGRCKDHCAVDEKEVQKCKKKNCCAGQKAIQLIEYYLQNEISHMFGENSPELLKTTKTSRALKQTKYRILPLPPKIKSPLAKVNTIISNANAVNSATTNPVISGKIIYPAASTNSDSKRSRGSATDSSPPAPPP; encoded by the exons ATGAAGCTCCTTTATCCTATCTTTGCCAGCCTCATGCTACAGTACCAGGTGAATACAG AATTCACTGGTTTGAGAAGATGTTTAATGGGTTTGGGGAGATGCAAAGACCATTGTGCTGTGGATGAAAAAGAAGTACAGAAATGCAAGAAGAAAAATTGTTGTGCTGGACAAAAAGCGATTCAATTGATAGAATActatttgcaaaatgaaatatCCCATATGTTTGGAGAGAACTCCCCAGAACTACTGAAAACTACCAAGACTTCTAGGgctctgaaacaaacaaaataccgTATTTTACCTCTTCCCCCCAAAATCAAAAGCCCTCTTGCTAAAGTCAACACCATCATCTCAAATGCCAACGCTGTGAACTCTGCCACCACCAACCCCGTGATCTCAGGAAAGATTATATACCCGGCTGCTTCCACTAACAGTGACTCCAAAAGAAGCAGAGGTTCAGCCACTGACTcctcaccaccagcaccaccaccataG
- the DEFB128 gene encoding beta-defensin 128 produces MKLFLVLTILLFEVPRDAARPKKCFSNITGYCRKKCEMGEIYEIACLNGKLCCVNEGENKKYQKAEEFLQPSMQSDEKLDYAILPTVTIFTIQL; encoded by the exons ATGAAGCTGTTTCTGGTTCTCACTATTCTGCTGTTTGAGGTACCCAGAG ATGCCGCACGACCCAAAAAATGCTTTAGTAATATAACAGGCTACTGCAGGAAGAAATGTGAAATGGGGGAAATATATGAAATAGCATGTCTCAATGGGAAGTTATGTTGTGTTAATGAAGGcgaaaacaaaaaatatcaaaaagccGAAGAGTTTCTTCAGCCTTCAATGCAGTCTGATGAGAAGCTGGACTATGCCATTTTACCCACCGTCACAATTTTCACAATCCAACTATAA
- the LOC117016300 gene encoding 60S ribosomal protein L22-like 1, with the protein MGPQEVRKPGRSVWKFGLDLTHPVEDGIFDSGNFAQFLWEKVKVNGKTGNLGNVVHIECCKNKITVVSEKQFSKRYLKYLTKKYLKKNSPCDWLCVVASDKETYELCYFQISQDEDGSESEDL; encoded by the exons ATGGGGCCGCAGGAAGTCAGGAAGCCTGGGAGGTCAGTCTGGAAGTTTGGTTTGGACCTTACTCATCCAGTAGAAGATGGTATTTTTGATTCTGGAAATTTTGCACAGTTTCTATGGGAGAAGGTTAAAGTcaatggaaaaactggaaatctAGGGAATGTTGTACACATTGAATGCTGCAAGAATAAAATCACAGTTGTTTCTGAGAAACAGttctcaaaaagatatttgaaatatctTACCAAGAAATACCTTAAGAAAAATAGTCCTTGTGATTGGCTTTGTGTAGTTGCATCTGACAAGGAGACTTATGAACTTTGTTACTTTCAGATTAGTCAAGATGAAGATGGATCTGAGTCTGAGGACTT GTGA